One genomic region from Flagellimonas oceani encodes:
- a CDS encoding cysteine desulfurase family protein → MQKVYLDNAATTQVRKEVIERMQEALAQQYGNPSSTHSFGRSAKTAVEQARKTIAKTLNAQPSEIIFTSGGTEADNMILRCAVRDLGVETIITSKIEHHAVLHTVEELEKEYGINVWYVDLDEFGSPDMEHLEELLKTDDTKKLVSLMHVNNEIGNITDIAAVGDLCKANKALFHSDTVQSIGHYPWDVQAVHVDFMTAAAHKFHGPKGVGFAFIRKNSGLKPLIVGGSQERGFRAGTEPFHNIVGLEEAFVQAYEHLDEEIGAVKELKKYFVDRILEEIPGAVCNGLSGDMEKSTYTLANIRLPFDKQKGLMLLFHLDMKGIACSKGSACQSGSNQGSHVLNEILEGEELDKPSLRFSFSMYNTKEELDYTVEVLKEFANS, encoded by the coding sequence ATGCAAAAAGTCTATCTGGACAACGCTGCGACAACGCAGGTAAGGAAAGAGGTAATTGAACGGATGCAAGAAGCTCTTGCGCAACAATATGGCAACCCATCGTCTACCCATAGTTTTGGTAGATCGGCAAAAACCGCTGTGGAGCAAGCAAGAAAAACCATTGCCAAAACCTTGAATGCGCAACCATCGGAAATCATTTTTACCTCGGGCGGTACCGAGGCGGATAACATGATCTTGCGATGTGCCGTAAGGGATTTGGGTGTTGAGACCATTATCACTTCCAAAATTGAACATCATGCAGTGCTCCATACGGTGGAGGAACTGGAAAAAGAATATGGCATCAATGTTTGGTATGTGGATTTGGATGAATTTGGCAGCCCGGATATGGAACATTTGGAAGAATTGCTCAAAACCGATGACACCAAAAAGTTGGTCAGCTTGATGCATGTGAACAACGAAATCGGTAATATCACCGACATCGCAGCTGTGGGTGATCTTTGCAAGGCGAACAAGGCACTTTTTCATTCAGATACCGTACAATCCATTGGACATTATCCTTGGGATGTGCAGGCGGTCCATGTTGATTTTATGACAGCGGCCGCCCATAAGTTCCATGGTCCAAAAGGTGTTGGTTTTGCTTTTATCCGTAAAAATTCGGGATTAAAACCGTTGATCGTGGGCGGTTCCCAAGAACGTGGATTCAGGGCCGGAACAGAGCCGTTCCATAACATAGTTGGTCTGGAAGAAGCGTTCGTGCAGGCGTATGAGCATTTGGATGAAGAAATCGGAGCCGTAAAAGAGCTTAAGAAATATTTTGTGGATAGGATTTTGGAAGAGATCCCTGGTGCGGTTTGCAATGGCCTTTCCGGTGATATGGAAAAAAGTACTTATACCTTGGCCAATATTCGTTTGCCTTTTGATAAGCAAAAAGGGTTGATGCTGTTGTTTCACTTGGATATGAAAGGTATTGCCTGTTCCAAAGGAAGTGCGTGCCAATCGGGAAGCAATCAAGGTTCGCACGTACTCAATGAAATTTTGGAAGGGGAGGAGTTGGACAAGCCCAGTTTGCGCTTTTCTTTCTCTATGTACAACACCAAAGAAGAACTGGATTACACTGTTGAGGTGTTAAAGGAGTTTGCGAATAGCTGA
- a CDS encoding Smr/MutS family protein gives MGKFSIGDRAEVLDEAISGIIQKIDGDQVTLITDDGFPMHFAAGDLVKIGGDISVSNHEVAKIKKEKEIPRRRNAPTIKPKERTAPKMEVDLHIHQLVKSSKGMSNYDMLNIQLDTAKRQLDFAIGKRIQKVVFIHGVGEGVLKEELHYLFNRYDNVKFYDADYQKYGLGATEVYIYQNA, from the coding sequence ATGGGCAAGTTTTCGATAGGGGATAGGGCAGAGGTATTGGACGAGGCCATTTCGGGCATCATTCAAAAAATTGACGGTGATCAGGTAACGTTGATTACCGACGATGGCTTTCCCATGCATTTTGCTGCCGGTGACCTTGTTAAAATTGGTGGCGATATTTCCGTTTCCAACCACGAAGTGGCCAAAATCAAAAAAGAAAAAGAGATTCCCAGAAGAAGAAATGCGCCTACCATAAAGCCCAAAGAGCGCACTGCACCTAAAATGGAGGTGGACCTGCATATCCATCAACTCGTTAAATCCAGCAAGGGCATGAGCAACTACGATATGCTCAACATCCAATTGGACACCGCCAAAAGGCAGTTGGATTTTGCCATTGGCAAACGAATCCAAAAAGTAGTTTTTATCCACGGGGTTGGCGAGGGTGTGCTAAAAGAGGAGCTGCACTACCTCTTCAATAGGTACGACAATGTGAAGTTTTACGATGCCGATTATCAAAAATACGGGTTGGGAGCTACAGAGGTCTATATTTATCAAAATGCCTAA
- a CDS encoding DUF2752 domain-containing protein: MMYLTPTITAIHVEDYMLPCLNKQLLGVDCPGCGLQRSVNLLLHGEFLAAFQMYPAIYTIIPLFALVICDKVLNVKVNNFLISGLGIATVALILINYIFKFIH; encoded by the coding sequence ATGATGTACCTAACACCGACCATAACCGCCATTCATGTAGAGGACTACATGCTTCCGTGCCTAAACAAACAGCTCCTTGGGGTGGACTGTCCGGGTTGCGGACTGCAACGTTCGGTGAATCTTTTGCTGCACGGTGAATTTTTGGCCGCTTTTCAAATGTACCCGGCAATCTATACCATTATCCCCCTGTTTGCATTGGTAATTTGCGACAAAGTACTGAATGTAAAGGTCAACAATTTTTTGATCTCTGGTCTTGGCATAGCAACCGTTGCTTTAATTTTAATAAATTATATATTCAAATTTATCCACTAA
- a CDS encoding CCC motif membrane protein, producing MEQKNLPNVTIALVLAILSFLCCCFGGAPGLILAGIAFFLVKKDEKTYTENPELYKNYSTLKTVKILAIIGMVIGVLYLLYTFWSINQLGGWEGYMEKVQEMTEQYQ from the coding sequence ATGGAACAAAAAAATCTACCTAATGTAACCATCGCCCTAGTTTTGGCCATTTTATCCTTTTTATGCTGTTGCTTTGGAGGGGCCCCAGGACTTATCTTGGCAGGAATAGCTTTCTTTTTGGTAAAAAAGGATGAAAAGACCTATACTGAAAATCCAGAGCTATACAAGAATTACAGCACGCTAAAAACCGTAAAGATTCTTGCAATAATAGGGATGGTGATCGGTGTTCTTTATCTGTTGTACACTTTTTGGTCAATCAACCAATTGGGAGGCTGGGAAGGCTACATGGAAAAAGTCCAGGAAATGACAGAACAATATCAATAA
- a CDS encoding CCC motif membrane protein, which yields MNQQPLPGASTVLTMGILSIVLTLFCCGPFGAIFSIIGLVKAKTATQLYEQSPENYTDYSNVKTGKILSYIGLALALVYLVFTILYFGLIVAAITTGELSGEF from the coding sequence ATGAACCAACAACCCTTACCCGGGGCAAGCACGGTGTTGACAATGGGGATACTCTCCATTGTCCTCACCTTGTTCTGTTGTGGGCCTTTTGGTGCCATTTTTAGCATCATTGGATTGGTAAAAGCTAAGACCGCGACCCAGTTGTACGAACAAAGCCCAGAGAATTATACGGATTACAGCAATGTAAAAACAGGCAAGATCCTTTCATATATAGGATTGGCCTTGGCGCTTGTTTATTTGGTGTTCACAATCCTTTATTTTGGATTGATCGTTGCGGCAATTACTACTGGTGAGTTGAGTGGCGAATTTTAA
- the recQ gene encoding DNA helicase RecQ: MSLMNTDLHSSLKKYFGFSKFKGLQEGVIQNILSDNDTFVIMPTGGGKSLCYQLPAIMKEGTAIVVSPLIALMKNQVDAIRGISEQHGIAHVLNSSLTKTEVKQVKADITNGVTKLLYVAPESLTKEENVEFLKNVKLSFVAVDEAHCISEWGHDFRPEYRNLRGIINRLGDNIPIIGLTATATPKVQEDIIKNLGMTDAKVFKASFNRPNLFYEVRPKTKDVDADIIRFVKQNQGKSGIIYCLSRKRVEELAQVLQVNGVSAVPYHAGFDAKTRSKYQDMFLMEEVDVVVATIAFGMGIDKPDVRFVIHHDIPKSIESYYQETGRAGRDGGEGHCLAYYAYKDVEKLEKFMSGKPVAEQEIGNALLQEIVAYAETSISRRKFILHYFGEDFDEENGEGADMDDNSRNPKPKEEAQEDVVKLLTVVRDTKEKFKTKEIVRVLVGKTNAMISSHKTDEKSFFGIGKDKDKEFWMALTRQVLVAGLLKKEIERYGILNLTEAGKEYLENPESFMMTKDHVYSKDDTGNIVTAEKSNGAVADENLLKLLRDLRKREAQKHEVPPFVVFQDPSLEDMSLKYPVTMNELLNIQGVGEGKAKKYGKAFVELISKYVEENDIIRPDDLVVKSTGANSALKLYVIQSVDRKLPLDDIASAKGLELPELIKEMEQIVFSGTKLNIGYWIDEILDEDQQEEIHDYFLEADTDSISAAVDEFDGDYEDEELRLYRLKFISEVAN, from the coding sequence ATGAGCCTAATGAATACTGATTTACATTCCTCGCTCAAAAAATATTTTGGTTTCTCGAAGTTCAAAGGATTACAGGAAGGTGTAATCCAGAATATCCTTAGTGATAACGATACATTTGTAATTATGCCCACTGGCGGCGGTAAATCCCTGTGCTATCAATTACCGGCCATAATGAAAGAGGGAACCGCAATAGTTGTTTCCCCACTGATTGCCCTGATGAAAAACCAAGTGGATGCCATTCGCGGCATATCCGAGCAACACGGCATTGCCCATGTGCTTAACTCTTCCTTGACCAAAACCGAGGTAAAGCAGGTAAAGGCGGATATTACCAATGGCGTGACCAAACTGCTTTATGTGGCGCCGGAATCATTGACGAAGGAAGAGAACGTGGAATTTCTGAAAAATGTAAAGCTTTCCTTTGTTGCTGTGGACGAAGCCCACTGTATTTCGGAATGGGGGCACGATTTTAGGCCCGAATACCGAAACCTTCGCGGTATCATCAACCGATTGGGGGACAACATCCCCATTATTGGCCTTACTGCAACCGCTACGCCCAAAGTACAGGAAGATATCATCAAAAATTTGGGCATGACGGATGCCAAGGTCTTCAAGGCATCTTTCAACCGTCCCAACCTGTTTTACGAAGTGCGACCCAAGACCAAGGATGTCGATGCCGATATTATCCGTTTTGTGAAACAGAATCAAGGAAAATCAGGAATCATATATTGCTTGAGCCGCAAAAGAGTAGAGGAATTGGCCCAAGTGCTCCAAGTAAACGGGGTAAGCGCTGTTCCGTATCATGCCGGTTTCGATGCCAAGACCCGTTCCAAGTATCAGGATATGTTCTTGATGGAAGAGGTGGATGTAGTCGTGGCCACCATTGCCTTTGGTATGGGGATAGACAAACCAGATGTACGTTTCGTCATCCATCACGATATTCCAAAAAGCATTGAAAGTTATTACCAAGAGACCGGGCGTGCAGGGCGAGATGGAGGCGAAGGACATTGTTTGGCCTATTACGCCTATAAAGATGTCGAGAAGCTGGAAAAATTCATGTCAGGAAAGCCAGTGGCGGAGCAGGAGATTGGAAATGCCCTGCTGCAAGAGATTGTGGCCTACGCCGAAACATCCATATCCCGTAGAAAATTTATTCTGCACTACTTCGGTGAGGATTTTGATGAGGAAAATGGAGAAGGGGCGGATATGGACGATAATTCCAGAAACCCCAAGCCCAAAGAAGAAGCACAGGAAGATGTGGTAAAGCTTTTGACGGTGGTGCGGGACACCAAAGAAAAATTCAAGACCAAAGAAATCGTAAGGGTGTTGGTGGGAAAGACCAATGCCATGATATCTTCCCACAAGACCGACGAGAAAAGTTTCTTTGGAATAGGTAAGGATAAGGACAAGGAATTTTGGATGGCATTGACCAGACAGGTTTTGGTGGCCGGACTGCTGAAAAAGGAAATTGAACGATATGGTATCTTAAACCTGACAGAAGCAGGTAAGGAATATCTCGAGAATCCAGAGTCGTTTATGATGACAAAGGACCATGTGTATTCCAAAGATGACACAGGAAATATTGTAACCGCCGAAAAATCGAATGGGGCAGTTGCCGATGAGAATTTATTGAAATTGCTCCGTGACCTTCGTAAGAGAGAGGCACAAAAGCATGAAGTGCCGCCATTTGTGGTTTTCCAGGACCCTTCGCTGGAGGATATGTCCTTAAAATATCCAGTGACCATGAACGAGCTTCTCAATATTCAGGGTGTTGGGGAAGGAAAGGCAAAAAAGTACGGAAAGGCTTTCGTAGAGCTGATCTCCAAATATGTGGAGGAAAACGATATTATAAGACCGGATGATCTTGTAGTGAAAAGTACCGGTGCCAATTCCGCCTTAAAGCTCTACGTGATCCAAAGTGTGGATAGAAAGTTGCCTTTGGACGACATTGCATCTGCCAAAGGATTGGAATTGCCGGAACTGATCAAAGAAATGGAGCAGATTGTTTTCAGCGGAACCAAATTGAACATTGGTTATTGGATAGATGAAATATTGGATGAGGACCAACAGGAAGAGATCCATGATTACTTTTTGGAGGCCGATACGGATTCCATATCCGCTGCCGTTGATGAATTTGATGGCGATTACGAAGATGAAGAACTCCGATTGTACCGCCTTAAATTTATAAGTGAAGTGGCGAATTAA
- a CDS encoding KpsF/GutQ family sugar-phosphate isomerase — protein MSDIKSILSIAKRTLEIESKAVANLIGLLDEQFAHAVQHILESDGRVIVSGVGKSAIVASKIVATLNSTGTPAIFMHAADAIHGDLGTIQQNDVVVCLSQSGNTAEIKALLPLIKSGNHKLIGITGNMDSVLAKQADFVLNTYVEKEACPNNLAPTTSTSAQMSIGDALAICLLELKGFSSADFAKYHPGGALGKKLYLRVADIVVNNQKPQVDVNATVKDVIVEISEKMLGVTAVLEQGKVVGIVTDGDVRRMLSKYDNISGLTAKDIMTSNPKTIDVDTLAVKALKLLQEKSISQLLAFDGDNYAGVVHIHNLINEGIL, from the coding sequence TTGAGCGACATAAAGTCAATTTTATCCATAGCAAAACGGACCCTTGAAATAGAGAGCAAGGCCGTGGCAAACCTAATCGGTCTTTTGGACGAGCAATTTGCACATGCCGTGCAACATATTTTGGAATCGGATGGCAGGGTCATTGTTTCCGGGGTCGGCAAAAGTGCGATTGTAGCGTCCAAGATTGTGGCCACATTGAACTCCACCGGAACACCGGCGATTTTTATGCATGCTGCAGATGCCATTCACGGCGACTTGGGCACCATCCAACAAAACGATGTGGTCGTCTGCTTGTCCCAAAGCGGGAACACCGCCGAGATCAAAGCTTTGCTTCCTTTGATTAAATCAGGAAACCATAAGCTTATCGGAATTACGGGAAACATGGACTCCGTGTTGGCCAAACAAGCCGATTTTGTCCTGAACACCTATGTGGAAAAAGAGGCTTGCCCCAACAATTTGGCACCTACCACCAGTACCTCCGCACAAATGTCCATAGGCGATGCACTCGCCATTTGCCTGCTGGAGCTCAAAGGGTTCAGCAGTGCCGATTTTGCCAAATACCACCCTGGTGGTGCATTGGGAAAGAAACTATATTTGCGCGTTGCCGATATTGTGGTGAACAACCAGAAACCACAGGTCGATGTAAATGCCACGGTAAAAGACGTAATTGTAGAAATATCCGAAAAAATGTTGGGCGTTACGGCCGTGCTGGAACAAGGCAAGGTCGTGGGCATTGTAACCGATGGCGATGTACGAAGAATGTTGAGCAAATATGATAATATAAGTGGACTTACCGCAAAGGATATAATGACTTCCAACCCAAAAACCATAGACGTGGACACCTTGGCCGTGAAAGCGTTGAAACTATTGCAGGAAAAGAGCATATCCCAATTGTTGGCCTTTGATGGCGACAACTATGCGGGCGTGGTCCACATCCATAACCTTATAAACGAGGGAATCCTATAA
- the tatC gene encoding twin-arginine translocase subunit TatC has protein sequence MAKKERKSPDEMSFLDHLEELRWHLVRSTLAVVIIACFAFVFRGFIFDTILFGPKNMDFPTYQFFCNIGKFFGVDSEFCGDTIPFTIQSRLMAGQFSAHIWTSIWAGVILGFPYILWELWKFISPGLYDNERKHSRGFIITASGLFFLGVLFGYYIVAPLSINFLGSYQVSKEVLNEIDLASYIGTVRASVIACGIMFELPIVIFFLTKVGLVTPEILKKYRKIALVIILILSAIITPPDITSQIIVCIPVLILYQVSIFISKMVVKKEAKKEAKRQKAQNNAK, from the coding sequence ATGGCTAAAAAAGAGAGAAAAAGCCCAGATGAAATGTCCTTTTTGGACCATTTGGAAGAGTTACGTTGGCATTTGGTACGCTCCACACTGGCAGTTGTGATCATTGCTTGTTTTGCCTTTGTGTTCAGGGGCTTTATTTTTGATACCATATTGTTCGGGCCCAAGAACATGGATTTCCCGACCTATCAGTTTTTCTGTAATATCGGAAAGTTCTTCGGAGTAGATTCCGAGTTCTGTGGAGACACGATCCCATTCACAATCCAGAGCAGGTTGATGGCCGGACAGTTTTCCGCACATATCTGGACATCCATCTGGGCAGGGGTTATTCTAGGCTTTCCATATATTTTATGGGAATTGTGGAAATTCATTAGCCCAGGGCTTTACGACAACGAAAGAAAGCATTCCAGGGGATTCATCATTACAGCTTCGGGACTGTTCTTCCTTGGGGTATTATTTGGATATTACATCGTTGCACCGCTATCCATCAACTTTTTGGGATCGTACCAAGTGAGCAAAGAAGTATTGAACGAAATCGATCTGGCCTCCTATATTGGAACGGTAAGGGCATCTGTAATCGCCTGCGGAATCATGTTCGAACTGCCCATTGTTATCTTCTTTTTGACGAAGGTTGGATTGGTAACTCCCGAAATCTTGAAGAAATACAGGAAAATTGCACTTGTCATCATTTTGATACTGTCCGCTATCATTACACCTCCCGATATCACAAGTCAAATTATAGTCTGCATACCTGTACTTATTTTATATCAGGTCAGTATATTCATTTCCAAAATGGTAGTCAAAAAAGAAGCAAAAAAGGAAGCTAAAAGACAGAAAGCACAAAACAATGCCAAATAA
- a CDS encoding carboxymuconolactone decarboxylase family protein, whose protein sequence is MPNKVEEFNAYRAKMNDKLLAENNKLIKRIFNLDTNAYMAGALDVKTKELLGLVASAVLRCDDCVKYHLESSKNAGANKEEVMETLGIATLVGGTIVVPHLRRAYEYWEALEESEA, encoded by the coding sequence ATGCCAAATAAAGTAGAAGAGTTCAATGCCTATCGTGCCAAGATGAACGATAAGCTGCTTGCCGAAAACAACAAACTCATAAAACGCATCTTTAACTTGGACACCAACGCCTATATGGCCGGGGCCTTGGACGTAAAGACCAAAGAATTGTTGGGCTTGGTAGCCTCTGCAGTACTCCGATGTGATGACTGCGTAAAATATCATTTGGAGAGCTCCAAAAATGCAGGTGCCAACAAGGAAGAAGTAATGGAAACCTTGGGGATAGCTACCCTGGTCGGAGGTACCATTGTAGTGCCCCATTTACGCCGTGCCTACGAATATTGGGAGGCCTTGGAAGAAAGCGAAGCTTAA
- the lptB gene encoding LPS export ABC transporter ATP-binding protein, translating into MKLRAENIMKAYRGRKVVKGISLEVNQGEIVGLLGPNGAGKTTSFYMIVGLIKPNGGNIYLDDMNITSFPMYKRAQNGIGYLAQEASVFRKLSIEKNILSVLQLTKLSKKEQHMKMESLIDEFGLGHIRKNRGDLLSGGERRRTEIARALATDPKFILLDEPFAGVDPVAVEDIQRIVAQLKNKNIGILITDHNVQETLAITERSYLMFEGGILKAGVPEELAMDEMVRKVYLGQNFELRKKKLDF; encoded by the coding sequence ATGAAGCTACGCGCAGAAAATATAATGAAGGCCTATCGTGGCCGAAAAGTTGTTAAAGGTATTTCCCTTGAAGTAAACCAAGGCGAAATTGTTGGGTTGCTAGGCCCAAACGGAGCTGGAAAGACCACATCGTTCTACATGATCGTTGGCCTGATAAAGCCGAATGGCGGCAACATCTATCTGGACGACATGAACATTACCAGTTTTCCCATGTACAAAAGGGCACAGAACGGTATTGGTTATTTGGCACAGGAAGCCTCTGTTTTCCGAAAATTGAGCATCGAGAAAAATATTTTGAGCGTGTTGCAGCTTACCAAATTGAGCAAAAAGGAGCAACATATGAAAATGGAGTCCCTAATCGATGAGTTTGGTCTTGGGCACATCCGTAAAAACCGAGGTGACCTGCTCTCAGGGGGAGAACGCCGTAGAACCGAGATTGCCCGTGCCTTGGCCACAGACCCAAAATTTATCCTTTTGGATGAACCCTTTGCCGGTGTGGACCCCGTAGCGGTTGAGGACATTCAGCGAATCGTGGCCCAGTTGAAGAACAAAAACATTGGTATTTTGATCACCGACCACAACGTTCAGGAAACGTTGGCCATTACCGAACGCTCTTATTTGATGTTCGAAGGCGGTATCCTAAAAGCAGGGGTGCCCGAAGAACTGGCCATGGATGAAATGGTGAGAAAGGTCTACTTGGGCCAAAACTTTGAGCTCCGTAAAAAGAAATTGGATTTTTAG
- a CDS encoding CDP-alcohol phosphatidyltransferase family protein — translation MKSYIPNFLTLLNVLSGCIATVFAVLNHLEWAALFVFIGIFFDFFDGLAARLLYVQSEIGVQLDSLADVITSGLVPGVVMFQLLSMAERGGWNLGFIGHDAEITLLPFVGFAITLASAYRLAKFNVDENQISSFVGLPTPANALLILSLPLILLYHNNDALNNIILNPWFLVILTVLSSYLLNSPIKLFALKFKNWSFKDNGIRYLFLIGSLVLLLTLRFLAIPVIILFYVLASLLMPSEK, via the coding sequence ATGAAGTCCTATATTCCCAATTTTTTAACCCTGCTCAATGTTTTGAGCGGTTGTATAGCCACGGTGTTTGCAGTGCTCAATCATTTGGAATGGGCTGCACTTTTTGTGTTTATCGGGATTTTCTTTGATTTTTTTGATGGCCTTGCTGCCCGTCTGCTCTATGTGCAAAGTGAAATAGGAGTGCAATTGGATTCATTGGCCGATGTGATTACAAGTGGTCTGGTGCCGGGCGTGGTGATGTTCCAGTTGTTGAGCATGGCGGAACGAGGCGGTTGGAACTTAGGTTTTATTGGTCACGATGCAGAAATTACGCTGTTGCCTTTTGTTGGCTTTGCGATAACCTTGGCCTCGGCCTACCGATTGGCCAAGTTCAATGTGGATGAGAATCAAATATCTTCTTTTGTGGGACTGCCGACACCGGCCAATGCTCTTTTGATCCTTTCCTTGCCCTTGATTCTTTTGTACCATAACAACGATGCATTGAACAACATCATCCTTAACCCATGGTTTTTGGTGATTTTGACGGTTTTGAGTTCCTATCTGCTGAACTCGCCGATAAAATTGTTTGCTTTAAAGTTTAAAAACTGGAGTTTTAAGGATAATGGCATTCGCTACCTGTTCCTTATCGGCAGCTTGGTATTGCTGTTAACACTACGCTTTTTGGCGATACCTGTAATTATACTTTTTTATGTATTGGCTTCTTTGCTGATGCCTTCGGAGAAGTAA
- a CDS encoding DUF4105 domain-containing protein: MRRKLHLLFFCFIIGKFVFSQAPQLTENAKVSLLTCAAGDELYYAFGHSAFRVQDPALGIDVVYNYGTFDFNQPNFYLNFTKGRMIYSLSRRSFEAFLYEYELEKRWVKEQILDLNLQQRNQLLAFFEENYLPENRDYLYDPLLNNCSSITGDILKEQFGEAIVFDGSYLEKQYTFRQLVRQFMDVNTWSMFGIDLAFGSPVDRKATVQEHMFLPYYAMEQLRHTTLNGKPLVKRERTILDYSEHLQQSFFPLSPLFWFLMLMAFTAIITYFDYKHKTRSRWLDFSLLFITGVAGTFLFLLWVAADHTSTPYNFNILWAFPTNAIVAFALVFQDKVPQWAPKYFWAALGLMGIVLLLWIIKVQIFSPVVIPLLLTLAIRYLYIIRYSKL, encoded by the coding sequence ATGAGACGAAAGCTCCATCTATTATTTTTTTGCTTCATCATCGGAAAATTTGTTTTTTCCCAAGCCCCGCAACTCACAGAAAATGCAAAAGTAAGCCTGCTTACCTGTGCCGCAGGCGACGAATTGTACTATGCTTTTGGCCATAGCGCTTTCCGCGTTCAAGACCCGGCGCTTGGAATCGATGTAGTCTACAATTATGGGACTTTTGATTTTAATCAACCCAACTTCTACCTAAACTTCACCAAGGGCCGAATGATCTATTCCCTATCCCGCAGAAGTTTCGAAGCCTTCCTGTATGAGTACGAATTGGAAAAAAGATGGGTGAAAGAGCAAATTTTGGACCTCAATCTGCAACAACGCAATCAGCTGCTCGCTTTTTTTGAAGAAAATTATCTGCCCGAAAACAGGGATTACCTTTATGACCCGCTTTTGAACAACTGCTCCAGCATTACAGGGGATATTTTAAAAGAGCAGTTTGGCGAGGCCATTGTTTTTGATGGCTCATATTTGGAAAAACAATACACGTTCCGACAATTGGTGCGCCAATTTATGGATGTGAACACTTGGTCCATGTTCGGCATTGACCTAGCTTTTGGTTCACCTGTGGACAGAAAGGCCACGGTACAGGAACATATGTTTTTGCCGTATTATGCCATGGAACAACTAAGGCACACTACCTTGAACGGAAAACCTTTGGTAAAAAGGGAGCGGACCATTTTGGACTACAGCGAACACCTTCAACAAAGCTTTTTTCCGCTCTCACCACTCTTCTGGTTTTTGATGCTAATGGCCTTCACGGCGATCATCACCTATTTTGATTACAAACACAAAACACGCAGCCGCTGGTTGGACTTTTCGCTGTTATTTATTACGGGAGTGGCAGGGACCTTTCTCTTTTTGCTCTGGGTGGCGGCGGACCACACTTCCACCCCATATAACTTCAACATTTTATGGGCATTCCCCACCAATGCAATTGTTGCTTTTGCCTTGGTTTTCCAAGATAAGGTGCCCCAATGGGCCCCAAAATACTTTTGGGCGGCTTTAGGGTTGATGGGCATTGTGCTTTTGCTATGGATAATTAAGGTTCAGATTTTTTCTCCTGTAGTTATTCCGTTACTTTTGACGCTGGCTATTCGGTACCTGTACATCATCAGGTATTCCAAATTATAG